One window of the Halonatronomonas betaini genome contains the following:
- a CDS encoding HIT family protein: protein MIKISCRFCTLDENRVEMENEHAIAIYDKYPVNEGHMMVISKRHFSNFFEATDEEILCLFNLLKESRDYLEEKYNPDGFNIGVNIDEAAGQTVMHLHIHLIPRYEGDIDDPRGGVRKLKKELVPFNG, encoded by the coding sequence GTGATTAAAATTTCTTGCAGATTTTGCACTTTAGATGAGAATAGAGTAGAGATGGAAAATGAACATGCTATTGCGATTTATGACAAATACCCTGTTAATGAAGGTCACATGATGGTTATTTCTAAACGGCATTTTTCAAATTTTTTTGAAGCAACCGATGAAGAAATTTTATGTTTGTTTAACTTATTAAAAGAATCCAGAGATTATCTTGAAGAAAAATATAATCCAGATGGTTTCAATATTGGTGTTAATATTGATGAAGCAGCAGGGCAAACAGTAATGCATCTTCATATTCATTTAATACCTCGATATGAAGGAGATATTGATGATCCAAGAGGAGGAGTTCGAAAGTTAAAAAAAGAATTAGTGCCATTTAATGGATAG